In Oryctolagus cuniculus chromosome 18, mOryCun1.1, whole genome shotgun sequence, the DNA window ATGAGTTCTGGTACCCCTAGGAGCTCAGAAAACTTGGCTTCAAATCTCCTTGCTCACAGCCTAGCAGGTGGACACAACCGCAGCTTTGTGTAAGTAGCTCAGGTGTGCGGTCATCTGAGGGTGTCACAGGCAAGGTGTTGCAGGGGCAAGGAGCACTTTGTGAAATCCTGCCCTTGGAGTCAGAAAGCAGTTCTGCTCTCCACACATTAGGCATTGAGGGGGCCCATGGTGGGCCTGCCTGGGAGGAGTGGGCTTTGACTTGGGCCACTAATGAGCCAAGGAGAGGGCCTAGGTAGGGGTAGTACCTGGGGTCTTTGGGCTCTTACTACAGCTCCAGCGAACTAGAGGACAacagcaaggcagaggagtgATGGTGTGGAGTCAGAAGGTTCTGGGGGAGACAGGATGGGAGCTTTCCACCTTGAGCCTGTAAcgcggccagggctggggtctggaGGGGCACCTCTTGGGCCAGGCATAGGATCTGTAGGAAGCAGTGGCCCTTACAGAGACACCTTAGCCACTAGAGCCCTGCTGGctacctgctccacttcaccCAAGAACAACACACACATCCCGTAGGTGGTTTCATATTCTGGGTTTATTCACCCTCGTCCAGAGCACTCAGTGTCCTAAGTGCTAAACCTTAGCCCACTTCACTCCACCTCCATGGACTGCACGGTTTCCTCCAGGAGCTCCAGGTCCAGTGGCTTCACTGTCTGGGTCAGGACAGCCGTGGTTCCAGGTGCAAAGGGGTAGCGGCTGACTCTGGAGGGAGGGGGAACAGCCTCTCCACATGGGCCCATCAAGCAGCCCGTCCTCCTCTTGCAGCTCCCCATCTCCCTTGCTACCACCCACCCTCCCCTGCAGTCCATCTCCCACTCGCCCACCTCTCCGAGGGCTCTGTGGGTGAGCTCAGCGTCCGCAGCAGCTTGGCCCCGGTCCTTGTGATCACACATGCATCCACACTGCCCCCGGAGCCCAGATCACCCAGGATCCCTGCGGTGATGGCTTCCACCAGCAGGCTCTGAGCGGCCTCCAGCTGCGGTGATGTGTTATGTGTGAGGCCCAATGGCCTGTGTTGACCTTGAAGCCCAGACTATTTAGCATTGATTGGTACACACCGAACCTCTCTCCCAGTCCACCCTGAATTCGCCTTCCCGGTCTCGTCAAGGTTCCCTTGCTCCACTGCCTGCCTTTCTCTGCACAAACTTCTCAGTCCCCTACACTGGCCGCCCACCCAGTCTGCTCCCGGGCCCCACTCCGTGATTCACTGCGATTTTCTTTGTGGGCCTTAGCCAGTACCGAAGTGACAACAGTCACTCATTTGCCAACCCACCCCTAACAAAATCCAATCCAACCTCCAGAACCCACACAGGCCTCTGGGggcctttctcttttccttctgctcTTAAGGATCCCGTGAGCCACTCCCGCCGAGCTCTGTCCCGACTGCGCTTCATCCCCGACCTCCCAGCGTCGCTTTGCACTGCCCCGCCTACTACGTGCACTTCCCACCAGTAACCACGTCGTGCAGGGGACAGCCGCTCACCGTCATATTCGGCTGGAACCGGTCTTCAAGCACCGCCAGGGCCGCGTCCTGGCCGGAGCCTACGGGCGAGAGGGGCACCTGAGGTGCTGCGGCCACCTGGTCTCCGACACAAACGTGAGACCAGGGCCGTAGGGGTGAGACTCGTGGGGAAGGGGCGAGGAGCGCTCACCCAGAGCGGTGAAGGGCAGACGGCTGAAGGAGCCGTGAGGGTGCACCCCGTAGAGCTGCGGTCCATGCAGGTCTACTCCGCCCACGATCAGCGACGCGCCCACGTGGCCCCGGTACCTGTGCGCGGGTGGGCGTGGTCATCCGCAAGCGAGCCCATCCcctacaacgccagccctgcaCTCTAGCCCCGCCCCTTCCTGTTCCCGACTTCTCTTGGGCCGGCCTCTTCCGGTCTCCCTGTAGGTCGCAGCCCCTCTCTTTCCGCTGTCTCCGCTCGGCGCTGCCTCCCGCTGCCTCGGGCCTAGTGCTCTGAGCCCCACCCCCGCACCGGAAGAGGGTCTGGCGCAGGACACGGGTGACCGTGGCCACGCGTGGCTCGCGGCCGGTGGCCAGCGAGTGCAACTCCATGTTGGACGCCGCCATCCGCGTGGTCATCTCGGTGTCCGCGGCGACTCCAGCCCCACAGCAGCTGAGGGAAaagcggggcggggtggggtggggtgtcagTGTGGGCAGGGCTGAGATGTgcgggggtgagggtgggagccAGGGGTGGTTCTCTCGTGCGTGCGAGTAGGAGTTGGAGGATTCTCACTAGATGTTGGGGGCGATGAAGTGGATCTTCTGGCAGCTCTTGTCCGCCACCACCGAATCGTTAGTGGCCCGCGTATCGGCGCCCAGGATGACCCCGTCCTGCGGAGGGGGCGGGGTTGCTGCCTTAGTGTCCACCcgctaccccccacccccggcccctctCGCCCTCAGGCCGGCCTCCCTGCTCACGCGGAACACAAGGCCCGCGATGGTGGTCCCGGTTTTTCGTGCATGAGGAATTCGAAACTCCGGGAGGAGCCCTTCCAACGATGTGTTTCTGGAAACAGAAGGGGGTGTCCCACATTCGTCTCCGCATCTAGGGCccctggcacagcccccaccccacccacgtCTCCCTTCATCTCCTGAAACCCAAGGCACCCACCCTCCCATGCTTCCCCACTCCCCCAACCAGGAAAAAAGGCGAACACGGGCAGCTGGGGACTAACCCTTCCCCCTTCACCTCTGGCAGTTCTCGAAAGAGAAGCCCCCTCGCAGCTCCAGGGCTGGCTTCAGCATCTCTGGGCAGACGGATTGGGGACTAGACGGACAGGGGTCGGTCAGAGGAGTCCCGGTCAGAGGAGTAGGGGACGTAGAAAGACCTCCGTGGACTCCGGACTGCGGAACTCGGCTGCTTTCACTTTCGCCTCTGCCCTgctgcagaggaggatggccacCGCCTTTTGCATCTTCTTTCGCTTTCACCTTCCCCTCTGGTCCCAGGCAACCTGGGGAGAGGGTGACGGCCCTCCATGCTGCTTTCCGGGACCTCTGTTCAGGCAGGGACACGGCCCTCTGGCGGTTACTCTGCGCCTCCCCGTTCCAGGCTGAGAGACCAGCTGTCTTACCCCAACTCTCAGTCTCACATCAAGTCCCACTGCCCCTTTGGAACTGTCGAATGTTGATCGGTTCGCTGCAGTGTTCCTGCCGCAGCCCCGTGAGCATCGGCCATGGCTGTTTGTCTTCTGTCACCTGCACCTGTGGCCGCCTTTGCCTCCTCCCCAGTAACTCACGCTGAGGCCACGTGATGCTCTGTGGGTAACCGTCTGGTGGCCTGGAGGCACGCTGGCTTCCACCTAAAGCCACACCACCTAGTTCACCTCACAAGTGCCCTCTTACCTGTGCACATCTTTTTCCCTGCTGCTGTTCATCTTAGCCGGCATCCGCGGTCACTGGATGTTGTGCTCAGCAGAGggggagaaaaattggaattctgGTCACACTCCTTCCCTTGTTAAAACTACCCCGAACTCAAGCCCAAGTCTTCATAATGGCCCATAATCCCTTCAGTGCTCTGACCTCGGTGTAGGAAGCACCTCCCCTGAGAAGTCTTCCCTGATCTACAAGGCTCTGCCTCTTACTGCTCCCTAAACTTTTCCCCAAAAGCACTTAGCCTCGTTAATAATTAGTCCTTCATTAGTGAAATGATCTGATTTACGGCTCTCacctgccagcccccaaaatgctGTCTCACTTGCCGTCTCAGGAGCTGGTTGGGACGGCTCAGATCATCCCCTCCCTAACCCCCTTCCCACAGGTGTTGGCACAGGTGGCTTCAGATCCCACGCCCAGCAGACAGGCACAGGGCAGGCTGCCTAATAGCTCAGCCAGGAGAGCAGGAAGCTGTGTATCTCAGGGCATCCAGTTCAGTCCTAGGCCTTGCAGCCCCTCTTGCCTCCTGCTCAGAGCACTGGACCTGCTGCCGGTGACGAGTGAATTCTGAGTGAGGGCTCTTAGTGCCTGTCCCTCAACCCGTAACACACTTGGCAGGGCTTACAGTAGCAAGAAAGTTCTTTATTCAGGGGGCGGGCTCCCTGGGCTGGCAGTCGGGGAGGCAGGAGTGCCGCTGCGGTAGGCACCCAGCAGGATGGCATTGATGTGCTCCAGCGTCTGGTTGCTGAAGACCATGTTGAGGTGCTCTGTCTCAtgcaggggcagcaggtgcacaggctgcGGCTGGCGGTCTCGCCAGAGGCCACAGAGCTCAGTGCTGCGTGTGGCCACTGTGTCATCCCCATCCTCATAGAGCACACCCACAGGGTCCGTGTAGGGGAAGCCGTGGTCATAGATGtaggtgtggggtgtgggcaggcCTATGCCATACAGACAGTACACTTCCACGCCCGGGGCGGGGAGTCCTGCCAGTAGGTCACGTGACTGGAGCCACATGTACCAGCCTTCCTCAAAATGCAAGTCCTCAAAGAAGCGCTTGAAGTCACGGCCAGTGTAGTTGAAGCTGGGTGTGGAAATGAACACGTGGTCCTCAGGCCACACCCCCTGGGAGGGAAACATCCAGGGGGAAGTCGTTGTTATGCGCTGCTCCTCTCTCAGCTTGATGCTGGACATGAGTGGGATGCCCTGGTTGTCACCTGTGGACATGGACAAGATGGGACGGCAAGTCAGGCTGGATGGGCCGCCTTTCCCTGCTTAATCCAGGAGTCCAGATGTGGACTCCAAGCCACAGACTAGAACAGGTTGTGTCTAAACTGGTATTCAGTAGGTGCTCAATGTGTAATTATTAAATGAGAAGCCCTGATGACACCTCAGTAGGACAGAGCTGAAGAGTCAAGCATCAGGCAAGGAGGGGCTTCCTGAGGATGAGGGTGAGGGTGggcaccggctgctcccagaACAGAGTTGTGTCCTGGGAAGAAATGAGACTGACATCTAGTGGTGGAGTCTCCCTCAGCAGATTGTAGACTCCCAGGGAGAAGGCCAAGTCTGGCTATACTCAGTATGCAGTGGGTGCTCAATACGCGCTGGGTCTCAGGAGTGGTCCCAGGGACCACTCTTCAGGGAAGGGCAGGAGGGGCTCCTGGGAGCACACAAGGCAGTGGATGCTGGGTggctgggatggggtgggggtcgCCGTAAGGAACAAACCTCAGTTGTTTGTGATGTGAATCACGTCACTGGGGTTCACTTCCCGGGTTTATTTCCCCTTTGTCATCCTTGACGTAGACTCTGGGGAGGCCAGTGGcagcaggcacaccccaggtgTGGTAGACAATACCCCAAAGGCCATGTGGACAGAAGCTGCAGTGAGGGTAGTCCCATGGTCAACTTCATTCCACCCTACCCCCCTACAGGACACAGGTGATCAGAAACCCTCTCACCTGAGGCCAAGACCAGCATGGGCTTGATGGAGCCGCCCCAAGGAGCCCCAAGAGAGATGAAACCATCAATAAAGCGGTCCTTccaggactggggctggcgcAGCAAAAAATAGAGTACGTGGAGGCAGCCAAGGCTGTGCCCAATGAGGAAGACGGGCTTCCCGTAAGCAGCGTGCATCTCCTCCACCAGCCCAGCGAGCTTCCCGTAGTACTCCTCCTGCTGGCCTGCAGGTGGGTAGCTGCAGTCAAGGCCCTGGGGTCAGGggccacctgcccccacccccaaaccgtcAACTGCACACACTCACTGGGCTCCAGCCGCCAGTCATAGGGGGCAGCTCGCACGGTCTCATCTCGCACGTACCCGTTGTTGACCAGATTCTGCACCAGCGTGTGCATGTAACCTgcgggggaggcagcagtgttggagGTTCTGGCCACGACACCATCTGGCGCCCCTACCACCTCCTCCAGTATACACACCTGCCAGCTTGTTGTTGTCTAGGTACTCAACAGAGTAGGTTTTGCCAAAGCCAGGGACGCGGATCTGTACACCGGGAGCATTGGACACGCGCCCAGAGCTGCGGTTGTAGACAACCCTGTGGGCAGTGGGACACTAAGCATTCAGCAGCCAAGGGGcagcgctgggggctggggcagagcacATGCGTGTACCTGGTATTATCGATCCAGCAGTCCACCCCAAGAGGTAGAAACATATTGAGATCCAGCCAGATGGTGAAGAAGTCCTCTGTCTTGCGGTAGCACATCCAGTTCACCACACTTGGTTTATCCAGCTTAGCTTCCAGCTGGTTCCCCAGGCAGCCAGGCACTGTGGGCAGCGGCCCTCACTCTGGACTGCTTGGATTCCCCCCATAGCCACATCCCCAGACATGCAGTGACCAGATCCACCCTTCCTTCTCCCACACCCTCAACCCCCAGGTACTAAGGATACCCCCTTTCCCGATCACACACCCTGCATGGTCTCCCCAGTAGCCCAAGACCCTGTCGGGCAGggagggtgcagggccaaggccaCTGACCCCTGCCCACGTAAAGCAAACATCCTATCTGGTTCTCTACTATATCCAAAGTCCAAAGTGAAAGCAAATAGGCACTGGGGAGTTGGGGCTAGGCCTAGGAGCAGGGGGCAGGCCTTGACAGGCCTCTCCTGCTTTGGGCTGGGCATCTTGTCCTTGGTGGGGTGCGAGCCGAGGAAATGGTAGGGCTTGGCCCCGTGTCCAGTGGGGCTGTAGCTGACTGAGGTTTGCAATGTCCTGGCAGaccccatcccccactgcaccccCCCAGTAGGCAACTCAGACACAGGCCGGTGTGGTGGGGGAAGGGCTGACTTCTCTGCAGGACAAGCCTTGGCCCCTCCCCATACTGAGGCAGGTATCAGGGCTAatgcaggggcaggagggcctGGCTGGATTTGTTAGCAGCGGCTGGGGCCCAAACTCCTCAAGGTCTGGCCTAGTGCGTCAGGGGCCTGCGGGGGCTTACCGAGAATGACGGGCCGTGTGTGGTTACTGAGCTCAGCCTTGGGCGTGGTGTGCGGGGGGAAGAGCACATTGAGGAGCCAgaagggggcagcaggagggagcagcagccccagcagcagcagcagcacccacTGCCATGGGGAGCCAGGCGGCCCCATTCCAGCCCTGGTGCCTACTGCCAGATGAGGCAGTCCTGGGCTGGCCTTATCCGGTGTGGGGATGGGAGGAGCCCAAGGGCCAGTGGGAGGGACAGCCTGGCCAATGGGGGTGGCCAGAGATTGCCGGGATGGGACAAAGCCCCAGGGAGCCGGCTCGGCCTGCCTTTGGTTCCGCCTTCCTCACTTGGTGCCAGGGGAAACAGAGCTGGGGCAGCAGGAGGCTCAGAAGTACACAATGTTTTATTGAAAAAAGTCAGGCCTCGGCTTGGCCAGTTCCATTCGGCTCGGCTTGGTGGGGGTCCCTGCCCAAAGTAGCTTGAGCCAGTTCTTCCTGCAGGCAGCTGGGCTAGACCCCATCCTTtgctgccctccccctcctctctgatGGTGACATCCAAAcaataaatatacaataaatagTGCTCCCAGGCGAGGCTGAGCCTTCAAACCCCACGTCAGCCCCCACCAGCCTTCCACTGCGGTGCTAGGGAGGAAAGTCCCCAAACCTCCCAGGGTCCCACAGGACCTCGGATCCATCTCCATGACCAGGCCCGGTTTCCAAGGAGACCTAGCAAAGCTGGTCCAAGGTGGGGCTGGACAAAGCAGGACTGGCAGGCAGGCGCTGGGGGGCCTGTTTCCCTGGACACCCCCACTCCAGGCCACGAGCCTACACTGGGCTCAGGAGTAGATGGTGATGACTTCACGGCCGCCGCCTCGCACCAACAGCACCCGCTCAAGGCCCTCGGT includes these proteins:
- the PSMB10 gene encoding proteasome subunit beta type-10 — protein: MLKPALELRGGFSFENCQRNTSLEGLLPEFRIPHARKTGTTIAGLVFRDGVILGADTRATNDSVVADKSCQKIHFIAPNIYCCGAGVAADTEMTTRMAASNMELHSLATGREPRVATVTRVLRQTLFRYRGHVGASLIVGGVDLHGPQLYGVHPHGSFSRLPFTALGSGQDAALAVLEDRFQPNMTLEAAQSLLVEAITAGILGDLGSGGSVDACVITRTGAKLLRTLSSPTEPSERVSRYPFAPGTTAVLTQTVKPLDLELLEETVQSMEVE
- the LCAT gene encoding phosphatidylcholine-sterol acyltransferase precursor (The RefSeq protein has 7 substitutions, 1 non-frameshifting indel compared to this genomic sequence) gives rise to the protein MGPPGSPWQWVLLLLGLLLPPAAPFWLLNVLFPPHTTPKAELSNHTRPVILVPGCLGNQLEAKLDKPSVVNWMCYRKTEDFFTIWLDLNMFLPLGVDCWIDNTRVVYNRSSGRVVISPGVQIRVPGFGKTYSVEYLDNNKLAGYMHTLVQNLVNNGYVRDETVRAAPYDWRLEPSQQEEYYGKLAGLVEEMHAAYGKPVFLIGHSLGCLHLLYFLLRQPQSWKDRFIDGFISLGAPWGGSIKPMLVLASGDNQGIPLMSSIKLREEQRITTTSPWMFPSQGVWPEDHVFISTPSFNYTGRDFKRFFEDLHFEEGWYMWLQSRDLLAGLPAPGVEVYCLYGIGLPTPHTYIYDHGFPYTDPVGVLYEDGDDTVATSSTDLCGLWRGRQPQPVHLLPLHETEHLNMVFSNQTLEHINAILLGAYRSGTPASPTASPGSPPPE